A portion of the Vulpes vulpes isolate BD-2025 chromosome 5, VulVul3, whole genome shotgun sequence genome contains these proteins:
- the CCNT2 gene encoding cyclin-T2 isoform X6 gives MLLKIFSSIENDGALVIFVSTSKDLAQTSYFMATNSLHLTTFCLQYKPTVIACVCIHLACKWSNWEIPVSTDGKHWWEYVDPTVTLELLDELTHEFLQILEKTPSRLKRIRNWRANQAAKKPKVDGQVSETPLLGSSLVQNSILVDSVTGVPTNPSFQKPSTSAFPAPVPLNSGNISVQDSHTSDNLSMLATGMPSTSYSLSSHQEWPQHQESARTEQIYSQKQETSLSGSQYNINFQQGPSISLHSGLHHRPDKISDHSSIKQEYTHKAGSSKHHGPISATPGVIPQKMSLDKYREKRKLETLDLDVRDHYIAAQVEQQHKHVQSQSASSSSVTSPIKMKIPITNTEKPEKYMADKKEKSGSLKLRIPIPPTDKSASKEELKMKIKVSSSERHSSSDEGSGKSKHSSPHVSRDHKEKHKDHPSNRHHPSSHKHSHSHSGSSSGGSKHSADGIPPTVLRSPVGLSSDGISSSSSSSRKKLHVNDASHNHHSKMSKSSKSSGSSSSSSSSVKQYISSHNSVFNHPLPPPPPVTYQVGYGHLSTLVKLDKKPVETNGPDVNHEYSTNSQHMDYKDTFDMLDSLLSAQGMNM, from the exons ATGTTGTTGAAGATTTTCAGTAGTATAGAAAATGATGGCGCTCTTGTGATATTTGTAAGTA caAGCAAGGATTTGGCACAGACATCCTATTTCATGGCTACCAACAG TCTGCACCTTACCACCTTCTGTCTTCAGTACAAACCAACAGTGATAGCATGTGTATGTATTCATTTGGCTTGCAAATGGTCCAATTGGGAGATTCCTGTGTCAACTGATGGAAAACATTGGTGGGAATATGTGGATCCTACGGTTACTCTAGAATTACTAGATG agctaACACATGAGTTTCTACAAATATTGGAGAAAACACCTAGTAGGTTGAAGAGGATTCGAAACTGGAGG gCTAATCAGGCGGCTAAGAAACCAAAAGTAGATGGACAAGTTTCAGAAACTCCACTTCTCGGTTCATCTTTGGTCCAGAATTCCATTTTAGTAGATAGTGTAACTGGTGTGCCTACAAACCCAAGTTTTCAGAAACCATCTACATCAGCATTCCCTGCACCAGTACCTCTAAATTCAGGAAATATCTCTGTTCAAGACAGCCATACATCTGATAATTTGTCAATGCTAGCAACAGGAATGCCAAGTACCTCCTACAGTTTGTCGTCACACCAAGAATGGCCTCAACATCAAGAATCAGCAAGGACAGAACAGATATATTCACAGAAGCAAGAGACATCTTTGTCTGGTAGCCAGTACAACATCAACTTCCAGCAGGGACCTTCTATATCACTGCATTCAGGATTACATCATAGACCTGACAAAATTTCTGATCATTCATCCATTAAGCAAGAATATACTCATAAAGCAGGGAGCAGTAAACACCATGGGCCAATTTCTGCTACTCCTGGAGTAATTCCTCAGAAAATGTCTTTAGATAAATATAGGGAAAAACGTAAGCTAGAAACTCTTGATTTGGATGTAAGGGATCATTATATAGCTGCCCAAGTAGAACAGCAACACAAACACGTGCAGTCACAGTCAGCCAGCAGCAGTTCTGTCACTTCtcccattaaaatgaaaattcccATCACAAATActgaaaaacctgaaaaatacaTGGCGGATAAGAAGGAAAAGAGTGGATCACTGAAGTTACGGATTCCAATACCACCCACTGATAAGAGTGCTAGTAAAGaagaactgaaaatgaaaataaaggtttCTTCCTCAGAAAGACACAGCTCTTCTGATGAGGGCAGTGGGAAGAGCAAGCATTCAAGTCCACATGTTAGCAGAGACCATAAGGAGAAGCACAAGGACCATCCCTCCAACCGCCACCACCCCAGCAGTCACAAGCATTCCCACTCACATAGTGGCAGCAGCAGCGGTGGCAGTAAACACAGTGCTGATGGAATACCACCCACTGTTCTGAGGAGTCCTGTCGGCCTGAGCAGTGATGGCATTTCCTCTAGTTCCAGCTCTTCAAGGAAGAAGCTGCATGTCAATGATGCATCTCACAACCATCACTCCAAAATGAGCAAAAGTTCCAAAAGTTCAGGTAGTTCATCTAGTTCTTCCTCCTCTGTTAAGCAGTATATATCCTCTCACAACTCTGTTTTTAACCATCCCttaccccctcctccccctgtcaCATACCAGGTGGGCTACGGACATCTCAGCACCCTCGTGAAACTGGACAAGAAGCCAGTGGAGACCAACGGTCCTGATGTCAATCACGAGTACAGTACAAACAGCCAGCATATGGACTACAAAGACACATTCGACATGCTGGACTCGCTGTTAAGTGCCCAAGGAATGAACATGTAA
- the CCNT2 gene encoding cyclin-T2 isoform X7 has product MATNSLHLTTFCLQYKPTVIACVCIHLACKWSNWEIPVSTDGKHWWEYVDPTVTLELLDELTHEFLQILEKTPSRLKRIRNWRANQAAKKPKVDGQVSETPLLGSSLVQNSILVDSVTGVPTNPSFQKPSTSAFPAPVPLNSGNISVQDSHTSDNLSMLATGMPSTSYSLSSHQEWPQHQESARTEQIYSQKQETSLSGSQYNINFQQGPSISLHSGLHHRPDKISDHSSIKQEYTHKAGSSKHHGPISATPGVIPQKMSLDKYREKRKLETLDLDVRDHYIAAQVEQQHKHVQSQSASSSSVTSPIKMKIPITNTEKPEKYMADKKEKSGSLKLRIPIPPTDKSASKEELKMKIKVSSSERHSSSDEGSGKSKHSSPHVSRDHKEKHKDHPSNRHHPSSHKHSHSHSGSSSGGSKHSADGIPPTVLRSPVGLSSDGISSSSSSSRKKLHVNDASHNHHSKMSKSSKSSGSSSSSSSSVKQYISSHNSVFNHPLPPPPPVTYQVGYGHLSTLVKLDKKPVETNGPDVNHEYSTNSQHMDYKDTFDMLDSLLSAQGMNM; this is encoded by the exons ATGGCTACCAACAG TCTGCACCTTACCACCTTCTGTCTTCAGTACAAACCAACAGTGATAGCATGTGTATGTATTCATTTGGCTTGCAAATGGTCCAATTGGGAGATTCCTGTGTCAACTGATGGAAAACATTGGTGGGAATATGTGGATCCTACGGTTACTCTAGAATTACTAGATG agctaACACATGAGTTTCTACAAATATTGGAGAAAACACCTAGTAGGTTGAAGAGGATTCGAAACTGGAGG gCTAATCAGGCGGCTAAGAAACCAAAAGTAGATGGACAAGTTTCAGAAACTCCACTTCTCGGTTCATCTTTGGTCCAGAATTCCATTTTAGTAGATAGTGTAACTGGTGTGCCTACAAACCCAAGTTTTCAGAAACCATCTACATCAGCATTCCCTGCACCAGTACCTCTAAATTCAGGAAATATCTCTGTTCAAGACAGCCATACATCTGATAATTTGTCAATGCTAGCAACAGGAATGCCAAGTACCTCCTACAGTTTGTCGTCACACCAAGAATGGCCTCAACATCAAGAATCAGCAAGGACAGAACAGATATATTCACAGAAGCAAGAGACATCTTTGTCTGGTAGCCAGTACAACATCAACTTCCAGCAGGGACCTTCTATATCACTGCATTCAGGATTACATCATAGACCTGACAAAATTTCTGATCATTCATCCATTAAGCAAGAATATACTCATAAAGCAGGGAGCAGTAAACACCATGGGCCAATTTCTGCTACTCCTGGAGTAATTCCTCAGAAAATGTCTTTAGATAAATATAGGGAAAAACGTAAGCTAGAAACTCTTGATTTGGATGTAAGGGATCATTATATAGCTGCCCAAGTAGAACAGCAACACAAACACGTGCAGTCACAGTCAGCCAGCAGCAGTTCTGTCACTTCtcccattaaaatgaaaattcccATCACAAATActgaaaaacctgaaaaatacaTGGCGGATAAGAAGGAAAAGAGTGGATCACTGAAGTTACGGATTCCAATACCACCCACTGATAAGAGTGCTAGTAAAGaagaactgaaaatgaaaataaaggtttCTTCCTCAGAAAGACACAGCTCTTCTGATGAGGGCAGTGGGAAGAGCAAGCATTCAAGTCCACATGTTAGCAGAGACCATAAGGAGAAGCACAAGGACCATCCCTCCAACCGCCACCACCCCAGCAGTCACAAGCATTCCCACTCACATAGTGGCAGCAGCAGCGGTGGCAGTAAACACAGTGCTGATGGAATACCACCCACTGTTCTGAGGAGTCCTGTCGGCCTGAGCAGTGATGGCATTTCCTCTAGTTCCAGCTCTTCAAGGAAGAAGCTGCATGTCAATGATGCATCTCACAACCATCACTCCAAAATGAGCAAAAGTTCCAAAAGTTCAGGTAGTTCATCTAGTTCTTCCTCCTCTGTTAAGCAGTATATATCCTCTCACAACTCTGTTTTTAACCATCCCttaccccctcctccccctgtcaCATACCAGGTGGGCTACGGACATCTCAGCACCCTCGTGAAACTGGACAAGAAGCCAGTGGAGACCAACGGTCCTGATGTCAATCACGAGTACAGTACAAACAGCCAGCATATGGACTACAAAGACACATTCGACATGCTGGACTCGCTGTTAAGTGCCCAAGGAATGAACATGTAA
- the CCNT2 gene encoding cyclin-T2 isoform X5, whose protein sequence is MLQTLGFEITIEHPHTDVVKCTQLVRASKDLAQTSYFMATNSLHLTTFCLQYKPTVIACVCIHLACKWSNWEIPVSTDGKHWWEYVDPTVTLELLDELTHEFLQILEKTPSRLKRIRNWRANQAAKKPKVDGQVSETPLLGSSLVQNSILVDSVTGVPTNPSFQKPSTSAFPAPVPLNSGNISVQDSHTSDNLSMLATGMPSTSYSLSSHQEWPQHQESARTEQIYSQKQETSLSGSQYNINFQQGPSISLHSGLHHRPDKISDHSSIKQEYTHKAGSSKHHGPISATPGVIPQKMSLDKYREKRKLETLDLDVRDHYIAAQVEQQHKHVQSQSASSSSVTSPIKMKIPITNTEKPEKYMADKKEKSGSLKLRIPIPPTDKSASKEELKMKIKVSSSERHSSSDEGSGKSKHSSPHVSRDHKEKHKDHPSNRHHPSSHKHSHSHSGSSSGGSKHSADGIPPTVLRSPVGLSSDGISSSSSSSRKKLHVNDASHNHHSKMSKSSKSSGSSSSSSSSVKQYISSHNSVFNHPLPPPPPVTYQVGYGHLSTLVKLDKKPVETNGPDVNHEYSTNSQHMDYKDTFDMLDSLLSAQGMNM, encoded by the exons ATGCTACAAACCCTAG GTTTTGAGATCACCATTGAACATCCACACACAGATGTGGTGAAATGTACCCAGTTAGTAAGAG caAGCAAGGATTTGGCACAGACATCCTATTTCATGGCTACCAACAG TCTGCACCTTACCACCTTCTGTCTTCAGTACAAACCAACAGTGATAGCATGTGTATGTATTCATTTGGCTTGCAAATGGTCCAATTGGGAGATTCCTGTGTCAACTGATGGAAAACATTGGTGGGAATATGTGGATCCTACGGTTACTCTAGAATTACTAGATG agctaACACATGAGTTTCTACAAATATTGGAGAAAACACCTAGTAGGTTGAAGAGGATTCGAAACTGGAGG gCTAATCAGGCGGCTAAGAAACCAAAAGTAGATGGACAAGTTTCAGAAACTCCACTTCTCGGTTCATCTTTGGTCCAGAATTCCATTTTAGTAGATAGTGTAACTGGTGTGCCTACAAACCCAAGTTTTCAGAAACCATCTACATCAGCATTCCCTGCACCAGTACCTCTAAATTCAGGAAATATCTCTGTTCAAGACAGCCATACATCTGATAATTTGTCAATGCTAGCAACAGGAATGCCAAGTACCTCCTACAGTTTGTCGTCACACCAAGAATGGCCTCAACATCAAGAATCAGCAAGGACAGAACAGATATATTCACAGAAGCAAGAGACATCTTTGTCTGGTAGCCAGTACAACATCAACTTCCAGCAGGGACCTTCTATATCACTGCATTCAGGATTACATCATAGACCTGACAAAATTTCTGATCATTCATCCATTAAGCAAGAATATACTCATAAAGCAGGGAGCAGTAAACACCATGGGCCAATTTCTGCTACTCCTGGAGTAATTCCTCAGAAAATGTCTTTAGATAAATATAGGGAAAAACGTAAGCTAGAAACTCTTGATTTGGATGTAAGGGATCATTATATAGCTGCCCAAGTAGAACAGCAACACAAACACGTGCAGTCACAGTCAGCCAGCAGCAGTTCTGTCACTTCtcccattaaaatgaaaattcccATCACAAATActgaaaaacctgaaaaatacaTGGCGGATAAGAAGGAAAAGAGTGGATCACTGAAGTTACGGATTCCAATACCACCCACTGATAAGAGTGCTAGTAAAGaagaactgaaaatgaaaataaaggtttCTTCCTCAGAAAGACACAGCTCTTCTGATGAGGGCAGTGGGAAGAGCAAGCATTCAAGTCCACATGTTAGCAGAGACCATAAGGAGAAGCACAAGGACCATCCCTCCAACCGCCACCACCCCAGCAGTCACAAGCATTCCCACTCACATAGTGGCAGCAGCAGCGGTGGCAGTAAACACAGTGCTGATGGAATACCACCCACTGTTCTGAGGAGTCCTGTCGGCCTGAGCAGTGATGGCATTTCCTCTAGTTCCAGCTCTTCAAGGAAGAAGCTGCATGTCAATGATGCATCTCACAACCATCACTCCAAAATGAGCAAAAGTTCCAAAAGTTCAGGTAGTTCATCTAGTTCTTCCTCCTCTGTTAAGCAGTATATATCCTCTCACAACTCTGTTTTTAACCATCCCttaccccctcctccccctgtcaCATACCAGGTGGGCTACGGACATCTCAGCACCCTCGTGAAACTGGACAAGAAGCCAGTGGAGACCAACGGTCCTGATGTCAATCACGAGTACAGTACAAACAGCCAGCATATGGACTACAAAGACACATTCGACATGCTGGACTCGCTGTTAAGTGCCCAAGGAATGAACATGTAA